In Rhizobium sp. CIAT894, the genomic window GTTCTGCTGCAGCATGCGGACGGACGGCTTGCGCTGAAGCGCGGCGATGTCGACGCCTGGGCGGGCCTCGATCCGATCATGGCCTCCGCCGAGATCGAAGATGGCGATGTGCTCTTCTACCGCAAGCCGGAGAACAACAGCTGGGGCGTTCTCAACGTGCGTGAAGAGTTTGCCGCTGCCCACCCCGATATCGTCAAACGCGTGCTTGCTTCCTACGAGAAGGCACGCGCTGAAGCCTTGAAAGACCCGGGCAAGCTGAAAGCCGCCCTCGTCGCCGCCACCAAGCTGCCCGAGACCGTGATCGATCGCCAGCTGGAGCGCACGAATCTCGGCTATTCCGTCATTGGCGACGCACAGCGTGAGACGATCGTAGCCGCAGGCCTCGCCCTGCAAAAGGCCGATGTCATCAAGGCGGATGTCGATATCAAGCAGACGGTATCGGCACTGATCGATCCCAGCTACGTCTCCGCCGCTCTCGGCCAGTGACGCGATAGGAAACACATCCCCATGTCGTTGGTGGATATAGCGCTGTCATGGCGCAATA contains:
- a CDS encoding aliphatic sulfonate ABC transporter substrate-binding protein — encoded protein: MKSFIRLALSVFAGLVAVGTARATDVSEIRVDWATYNPVSLILKDEGILEKEFEKDGIKITWVQSAGSNKALEFLNAGSLDFGSTAGAAALIGRINGNPIKSIYVYSRPEWTALVTRSDTGIAKVEDLKGKSIAVTRGTDPHIFLVRALADAGLTEKDVSLVLLQHADGRLALKRGDVDAWAGLDPIMASAEIEDGDVLFYRKPENNSWGVLNVREEFAAAHPDIVKRVLASYEKARAEALKDPGKLKAALVAATKLPETVIDRQLERTNLGYSVIGDAQRETIVAAGLALQKADVIKADVDIKQTVSALIDPSYVSAALGQ